One genomic segment of Motacilla alba alba isolate MOTALB_02 chromosome 1A, Motacilla_alba_V1.0_pri, whole genome shotgun sequence includes these proteins:
- the TMCC3 gene encoding transmembrane and coiled-coil domain protein 3 isoform X3, whose translation MNTLSLPLNIRRGGSDTNLNFDVPDGVLEFHKVKLNADSLKQKILKVTEQIKVEQTARDGNVAEYLKLVNSADKQQAGRIKQVFEKKNQKSAHSIAQLQKKLEQYHKKLKDIEQNGPSKATKDTSKDNLKDVQHGKSRSTGHGTESSKSGVPGVSLTPPVFVFSKSREFANLIRNKFGSADNIAHLKNTLDEFRPETSSRTYGGSATIVAKPKYVSDDECSSGTSGSADSNGNTSFSPAVASTLDSQGKLSMILEELREIKETQSQLADDIETLKTQFKRDYGFISQMLQEERYRYERLEDQLNDLTDLHQHETANLKQELASIEEKVAYQAYERSRDVQEALESCQTRVSKLELHQQEQQAQQSETVNAKVLLGKCINVILAFMTVILVCVSTIAKFIAPMMKSRFHIICTFFAVTLLAIFCKNWDHIICAIERMIIPR comes from the exons ATGAATACCCTGAGTTTACCACTTAACATCCGCCGTGGAGGTTCTGATACCAACCTGAACTTTGATGTACCAGATGGGGTCCTAGAATTTCATAAAGTCAAACTCAATGCAGATAGcttgaaacagaaaatcctCAAGGTTACAGAGCAAATCAAGGTTGAACAAACAGCTCGAGATGGAAACGTGGCTGAGTATTTGAAACTGGTGAACAGTGCAGACAAGCAACAGGCTGGGCGCATTAAGCAAGTCTTTGAGAAAAAGAACCAGAAATCTGCCCACTCCATTGCCCAGCTACAGAAGAAATTGGAACAGTATCACAAAAAGCTCAAGGACATTGAACAAAATGGACCTTCCAAAGCTACCAAGGATACTTCCAAAGATAACTTGAAAGACGTTCAACATGGAAAGTCTCGTAGCACCGGGCAcggcacagagagcagcaagtCGGGTGTGCCAGGTGTATCTCTGACACCCCCTGTCTTTGTTTTCAGCAAGTCTAGAGAGTTTGCCAACCTTATCCGAAACAAATTTGGTAGCGCAGACAACATTGCTCATCTCAAAAATACCCTGGATGAATTTCGGCCAGAAACGAGTTCTAGAACCTATGGGGGCAGTGCCACCATTGTTGCCAAACCAAAATATGTTAGTGATGATGAATGCTCAAGTGGGACCTCTGGATCAGCAGATAGCAACGGGAATACTTCCTTTAGTCCCGCTGTGGCAAGTACCCTGGACAGCCAAGGAAAGCTTTCCATGATTTTGGAGGAACTAAGGGAAATCAAGGAGACACAGTCCCAATTAGCTGATGATATTGAGACTTTAAAAACCCAATTTAAAAGAGACTATGGCTTTATTTCTCAGATGCTACAAGAGGAAAGATatag ATATGAAAGATTGGAAGACCAGTTAAATGACCTCACTGACCTTCATCAACATGAGACAGCAAACTTGAAACAAGAGCTAGCCAGCATAGAGGAGAAGGTGGCGTATCAGGCCTACGAGCGATCACGAGATGTACAG GAAGCGTTGGAATCATGCCAGACCCGGGTTTCCAAACTGGAGCTCCATCAGCAAGAACAGCAAGCACAGCAGTCTGAAACAGTTAATGCCAAAGTGCTCCTGGGGAAGTGTATAAATGTTATCCTGGCCTTCATGACTGTCATCTTAGTGTGCGTTTCTACTATTGCAAAGTTCATTGCTCCTATGATGAAGAGCCGTTTTCATATCATCTGCACTTTTTTTGCAGTGACTCTGCTGGCAATATTTTGTAAAAACTGGGATCATATCATTTGTGCTATAGAAAGAATGATTATACCAAGATGA
- the TMCC3 gene encoding transmembrane and coiled-coil domain protein 3 isoform X2, producing the protein MLRKVERHDMNTLSLPLNIRRGGSDTNLNFDVPDGVLEFHKVKLNADSLKQKILKVTEQIKVEQTARDGNVAEYLKLVNSADKQQAGRIKQVFEKKNQKSAHSIAQLQKKLEQYHKKLKDIEQNGPSKATKDTSKDNLKDVQHGKSRSTGHGTESSKSGVPGVSLTPPVFVFSKSREFANLIRNKFGSADNIAHLKNTLDEFRPETSSRTYGGSATIVAKPKYVSDDECSSGTSGSADSNGNTSFSPAVASTLDSQGKLSMILEELREIKETQSQLADDIETLKTQFKRDYGFISQMLQEERYRYERLEDQLNDLTDLHQHETANLKQELASIEEKVAYQAYERSRDVQEALESCQTRVSKLELHQQEQQAQQSETVNAKVLLGKCINVILAFMTVILVCVSTIAKFIAPMMKSRFHIICTFFAVTLLAIFCKNWDHIICAIERMIIPR; encoded by the exons gTGGAAAGACATGACATGAATACCCTGAGTTTACCACTTAACATCCGCCGTGGAGGTTCTGATACCAACCTGAACTTTGATGTACCAGATGGGGTCCTAGAATTTCATAAAGTCAAACTCAATGCAGATAGcttgaaacagaaaatcctCAAGGTTACAGAGCAAATCAAGGTTGAACAAACAGCTCGAGATGGAAACGTGGCTGAGTATTTGAAACTGGTGAACAGTGCAGACAAGCAACAGGCTGGGCGCATTAAGCAAGTCTTTGAGAAAAAGAACCAGAAATCTGCCCACTCCATTGCCCAGCTACAGAAGAAATTGGAACAGTATCACAAAAAGCTCAAGGACATTGAACAAAATGGACCTTCCAAAGCTACCAAGGATACTTCCAAAGATAACTTGAAAGACGTTCAACATGGAAAGTCTCGTAGCACCGGGCAcggcacagagagcagcaagtCGGGTGTGCCAGGTGTATCTCTGACACCCCCTGTCTTTGTTTTCAGCAAGTCTAGAGAGTTTGCCAACCTTATCCGAAACAAATTTGGTAGCGCAGACAACATTGCTCATCTCAAAAATACCCTGGATGAATTTCGGCCAGAAACGAGTTCTAGAACCTATGGGGGCAGTGCCACCATTGTTGCCAAACCAAAATATGTTAGTGATGATGAATGCTCAAGTGGGACCTCTGGATCAGCAGATAGCAACGGGAATACTTCCTTTAGTCCCGCTGTGGCAAGTACCCTGGACAGCCAAGGAAAGCTTTCCATGATTTTGGAGGAACTAAGGGAAATCAAGGAGACACAGTCCCAATTAGCTGATGATATTGAGACTTTAAAAACCCAATTTAAAAGAGACTATGGCTTTATTTCTCAGATGCTACAAGAGGAAAGATatag ATATGAAAGATTGGAAGACCAGTTAAATGACCTCACTGACCTTCATCAACATGAGACAGCAAACTTGAAACAAGAGCTAGCCAGCATAGAGGAGAAGGTGGCGTATCAGGCCTACGAGCGATCACGAGATGTACAG GAAGCGTTGGAATCATGCCAGACCCGGGTTTCCAAACTGGAGCTCCATCAGCAAGAACAGCAAGCACAGCAGTCTGAAACAGTTAATGCCAAAGTGCTCCTGGGGAAGTGTATAAATGTTATCCTGGCCTTCATGACTGTCATCTTAGTGTGCGTTTCTACTATTGCAAAGTTCATTGCTCCTATGATGAAGAGCCGTTTTCATATCATCTGCACTTTTTTTGCAGTGACTCTGCTGGCAATATTTTGTAAAAACTGGGATCATATCATTTGTGCTATAGAAAGAATGATTATACCAAGATGA
- the TMCC3 gene encoding transmembrane and coiled-coil domain protein 3 isoform X1 — MPGSDTALAVDRTYSDPERHRRRKTRVERHDMNTLSLPLNIRRGGSDTNLNFDVPDGVLEFHKVKLNADSLKQKILKVTEQIKVEQTARDGNVAEYLKLVNSADKQQAGRIKQVFEKKNQKSAHSIAQLQKKLEQYHKKLKDIEQNGPSKATKDTSKDNLKDVQHGKSRSTGHGTESSKSGVPGVSLTPPVFVFSKSREFANLIRNKFGSADNIAHLKNTLDEFRPETSSRTYGGSATIVAKPKYVSDDECSSGTSGSADSNGNTSFSPAVASTLDSQGKLSMILEELREIKETQSQLADDIETLKTQFKRDYGFISQMLQEERYRYERLEDQLNDLTDLHQHETANLKQELASIEEKVAYQAYERSRDVQEALESCQTRVSKLELHQQEQQAQQSETVNAKVLLGKCINVILAFMTVILVCVSTIAKFIAPMMKSRFHIICTFFAVTLLAIFCKNWDHIICAIERMIIPR; from the exons gTGGAAAGACATGACATGAATACCCTGAGTTTACCACTTAACATCCGCCGTGGAGGTTCTGATACCAACCTGAACTTTGATGTACCAGATGGGGTCCTAGAATTTCATAAAGTCAAACTCAATGCAGATAGcttgaaacagaaaatcctCAAGGTTACAGAGCAAATCAAGGTTGAACAAACAGCTCGAGATGGAAACGTGGCTGAGTATTTGAAACTGGTGAACAGTGCAGACAAGCAACAGGCTGGGCGCATTAAGCAAGTCTTTGAGAAAAAGAACCAGAAATCTGCCCACTCCATTGCCCAGCTACAGAAGAAATTGGAACAGTATCACAAAAAGCTCAAGGACATTGAACAAAATGGACCTTCCAAAGCTACCAAGGATACTTCCAAAGATAACTTGAAAGACGTTCAACATGGAAAGTCTCGTAGCACCGGGCAcggcacagagagcagcaagtCGGGTGTGCCAGGTGTATCTCTGACACCCCCTGTCTTTGTTTTCAGCAAGTCTAGAGAGTTTGCCAACCTTATCCGAAACAAATTTGGTAGCGCAGACAACATTGCTCATCTCAAAAATACCCTGGATGAATTTCGGCCAGAAACGAGTTCTAGAACCTATGGGGGCAGTGCCACCATTGTTGCCAAACCAAAATATGTTAGTGATGATGAATGCTCAAGTGGGACCTCTGGATCAGCAGATAGCAACGGGAATACTTCCTTTAGTCCCGCTGTGGCAAGTACCCTGGACAGCCAAGGAAAGCTTTCCATGATTTTGGAGGAACTAAGGGAAATCAAGGAGACACAGTCCCAATTAGCTGATGATATTGAGACTTTAAAAACCCAATTTAAAAGAGACTATGGCTTTATTTCTCAGATGCTACAAGAGGAAAGATatag ATATGAAAGATTGGAAGACCAGTTAAATGACCTCACTGACCTTCATCAACATGAGACAGCAAACTTGAAACAAGAGCTAGCCAGCATAGAGGAGAAGGTGGCGTATCAGGCCTACGAGCGATCACGAGATGTACAG GAAGCGTTGGAATCATGCCAGACCCGGGTTTCCAAACTGGAGCTCCATCAGCAAGAACAGCAAGCACAGCAGTCTGAAACAGTTAATGCCAAAGTGCTCCTGGGGAAGTGTATAAATGTTATCCTGGCCTTCATGACTGTCATCTTAGTGTGCGTTTCTACTATTGCAAAGTTCATTGCTCCTATGATGAAGAGCCGTTTTCATATCATCTGCACTTTTTTTGCAGTGACTCTGCTGGCAATATTTTGTAAAAACTGGGATCATATCATTTGTGCTATAGAAAGAATGATTATACCAAGATGA